In Hominilimicola fabiformis, a genomic segment contains:
- a CDS encoding virulence RhuM family protein: MAKEKDEITVHSSAAEYLTYVASVGDQADSIEMRYENENIWLTQKMMATLYDIDVRTINYHIKKIFSDSELQENSVIQKFRITAADGKTYNTNHYSLEMIIAVGFKVNSERAVQFRKWVNQIAKDYTIKGWVMDDERLKRGTYLTEKYFDEQLERIREIRASERKFYQKITDLYATAIDYDRNSATTKRFYATVQNKMHYAVHGHTAAELIVERADHTKEHMGLTTWADSPNGKIKKSDVIIAKNYLSQDEMRQLNRMVTAYLDFAESMTLRHIPLTMQDWEKRLNSFVEMFEYGILKDAGKVSAEIAKLHAETEFEKYRIIQDRLFMSDYDKYLLELEENAKK, from the coding sequence TTGGCAAAGGAAAAAGACGAAATAACCGTTCATTCAAGTGCGGCGGAGTATCTGACTTATGTTGCATCTGTAGGAGACCAAGCTGATAGCATTGAGATGCGTTACGAGAATGAGAATATATGGTTGACACAGAAAATGATGGCAACATTATATGATATAGATGTTCGCACAATAAACTATCATATAAAAAAGATTTTTAGTGATAGTGAATTGCAGGAGAATTCAGTTATCCAAAAATTTCGGATAACTGCTGCAGACGGAAAAACTTATAATACAAATCACTACTCATTAGAGATGATTATAGCAGTAGGATTTAAGGTTAATTCTGAACGTGCCGTACAGTTTAGAAAATGGGTTAATCAAATAGCAAAAGATTACACTATCAAAGGTTGGGTTATGGATGATGAAAGGTTAAAGCGTGGAACATATCTAACAGAAAAGTATTTTGATGAACAGTTAGAACGTATTCGTGAAATACGAGCAAGCGAAAGAAAGTTTTATCAGAAAATCACTGACCTTTATGCAACGGCGATAGATTATGATAGAAATTCGGCAACAACCAAGAGGTTTTATGCAACAGTTCAGAATAAAATGCATTATGCCGTTCATGGACATACAGCGGCTGAATTGATTGTAGAAAGGGCAGACCATACAAAAGAGCATATGGGATTAACTACATGGGCAGATTCACCGAATGGAAAGATTAAGAAAAGCGATGTTATAATTGCCAAGAATTATTTGAGTCAAGATGAGATGAGGCAATTAAATCGTATGGTTACGGCATACTTAGATTTTGCAGAAAGTATGACATTAAGACATATTCCGCTGACAATGCAAGATTGGGAGAAACGTCTTAATAGTTTCGTTGAGATGTTTGAATATGGAATTTTAAAGGACGCAGGTAAAGTGTCTGCTGAGATTGCAAAGCTTCATGCAGAAACTGAATTTGAAAAGTATAGAATCATTCAAGATAGATTGTTCATGTCGGATTATGATAAATATTTATTGGAATTAGAGGAAAATGCAAAGAAGTAG
- a CDS encoding IS3 family transposase — protein MYTKEQKERALKEFERLGSVQAVVTLLGYPSRHTLYEWYRKKIADITDYHGSLDKEYIIKQKYINKPNHPRNPDTSLKLDVIKRCFSLGEGVEYVSRDIGYSRASIYSWYRKYKKFGVAGLMSSKKQIKRENIDFNIEPSEQQDISELQDQIKQLQMEVDILKEALGLLKKDQGINMMKLKNHEKVVVIDAVEDKYPLQQRLKCLCMAKSSYYYQKSVMKRPDKYAKIRVQIKMIFQKNRNCYGYRRIYEELKKIGVTVSEKIVRRIMKEENLTVPIKRIKKYSSYKGEITPEVDNIINRDFHAERPNTKWLTDITEFAIPAGKVYLSPIIDCFDGMVVKWNIRTTPDSILVNKMLEDAISTLAPYEHPLVHTDRGCHYRWSGWIEQMRVAGLTRSMSKKAVHLIMQLAKDFSVD, from the coding sequence ATGTATACAAAAGAACAGAAAGAGCGAGCGTTGAAGGAATTTGAACGATTGGGATCAGTACAAGCAGTAGTAACACTTCTTGGTTATCCATCAAGGCATACCTTGTATGAGTGGTACAGAAAGAAAATAGCAGACATTACCGATTATCATGGTTCACTTGATAAAGAATATATAATCAAACAAAAATATATTAATAAACCAAATCATCCGCGCAATCCTGATACAAGTTTAAAATTAGATGTAATTAAACGTTGCTTTTCTCTTGGTGAAGGTGTAGAATATGTATCAAGAGATATTGGTTACAGTCGTGCCAGTATATATTCATGGTACCGCAAATATAAGAAATTTGGAGTGGCAGGTCTTATGTCATCTAAGAAACAAATAAAAAGAGAAAATATAGATTTTAATATAGAACCTTCCGAGCAACAGGATATCTCAGAATTGCAGGATCAAATCAAACAATTACAAATGGAAGTAGATATACTAAAAGAAGCTTTAGGTTTATTAAAAAAAGATCAAGGCATCAATATGATGAAACTGAAAAATCATGAAAAAGTAGTGGTTATTGATGCCGTTGAAGATAAGTATCCACTGCAGCAGCGTTTAAAATGTCTATGTATGGCGAAAAGTAGTTACTATTATCAGAAGTCTGTGATGAAACGCCCTGACAAATATGCAAAAATCCGTGTACAAATAAAAATGATTTTTCAAAAAAACAGAAATTGCTATGGATATAGACGTATTTACGAAGAACTCAAGAAAATAGGTGTTACTGTTTCAGAGAAAATTGTACGACGTATTATGAAAGAAGAAAATTTAACAGTACCAATAAAACGTATAAAAAAATATAGCTCATATAAAGGCGAAATCACACCGGAGGTAGACAATATAATTAATAGGGATTTTCACGCAGAACGTCCTAATACAAAATGGTTAACCGATATAACCGAATTTGCCATTCCTGCCGGGAAGGTATATTTGTCTCCGATTATTGATTGTTTTGATGGTATGGTTGTAAAATGGAATATCAGAACAACTCCGGATTCTATCTTGGTCAACAAAATGCTCGAAGATGCTATTAGCACATTGGCACCATATGAACATCCTCTTGTACATACGGATAGAGGGTGCCATTATCGATGGTCCGGATGGATAGAACAGATGCGAGTTGCCGGGCTAACACGGTCTATGTCAAAAAAGGCTGTTCACCTGATAATGCAGCTTGCGAAGGATTTTTCGGTAGATTAA
- a CDS encoding IS3 family transposase encodes MDRTDASCRANTVYVKKGCSPDNAACEGFFGRLKNEMFYGRSWIGVTMDDFINELNSYINWYNTKRIKKSLGYMSPVEYRHSLGLSA; translated from the coding sequence ATGGATAGAACAGATGCGAGTTGCCGGGCTAACACGGTCTATGTCAAAAAAGGCTGTTCACCTGATAATGCAGCTTGCGAAGGATTTTTCGGTAGATTAAAAAATGAAATGTTTTATGGACGTTCATGGATAGGTGTCACGATGGATGATTTCATAAATGAGCTTAACAGCTATATTAATTGGTATAACACAAAACGAATAAAAAAATCTCTCGGTTATATGAGCCCGGTAGAGTACAGACATAGCCTTGGATTATCAGCATAA
- a CDS encoding type I restriction endonuclease subunit R has translation MANFNEHALEMSIMELFKDEGYTYVSGDQIHRERTEVLLTDDLKQYLYNRYAKDGITPSEVDSVILMLRNISGTIYEANKAVFKLLCDGFILNREDRTQKDLYIELIDFDTPENNIFKVVNQFEIEGVNNQLRIPDGIVFVNGIPVVVLEFKSAVQENTTIMDAYKQLTIRYRRDIPEIFKYNAFVVISDGANNKYGSFFSPYDFFYAWRKINSDDKELDGINSLVTMVKGLFRKDRLLEVIKDFIYFPDNSDKDLKIVCRYPQFFAANKLYENIKAHLRPEGDGKGGTYFGATGCGKSYTMLFLTRMLMKSKYFSSPTILIITDRTDLDDQLSKQFVGSKKYIGDETVVSIESREKLREELQGRESGGVYLTTIQKFTEDLQLLTDRTNVICISDEAHRSQINLDQKVKITESGVQKTYGFAKYLHDSLPNATYVGFTGTPVDGTIEVFGGVVDAYTMTEAVKDGITVNLVYDGRAAKVMLNQDKVRQIEEYYAQCELEGANEHQVEESQKAVAKMEVIIGDPDRLRAVAEDFIKHYETRVAEGATVAGKAMFVCSNRNIAYDFYKIVKELRPEWAEKKICDDGVVLSEKDKKELKPMEKIKLVMTRNKDDEKDLFDMLGTKEDRKEFDRQFKNPKSNFKIAIVVDMWLTGFDVPELDTIYIDKPIQQHTLIQTISRVNRVCEGKDKGLIVDYIGIKKNMNTALKKYTNFESEEFEGVEQSITIVKDQLEVLGQMFHNFNSSDFFNGSPTEQLACLNRAVEYVQLSEELERRFMAAVKRMKQAFNLCSSSEKFSDEDKDYIHFYCAVRSILFKLTKGDAPDIEQMNARVRKMLEGAIQSDGIEELFETGKHISVDIFSDEYMDKINAIQLPNTKIKILQRLLSQAIDEFKKVNKIMGVEFADRLKKVVDEYNNRRRDEAYANEVLDDVAEQLAQLLSELKTEKNSFKNMGVDYEEKAFYDILKTVAKKYEFEYPDDKMIELSKRIKLIVDDKSRYTDWSARDDIKANLQVDLILLLDEFGYPPVTIDDVYKEVLEQAENFKKYAD, from the coding sequence ATGGCAAATTTTAATGAACACGCATTGGAAATGTCAATAATGGAGTTGTTCAAAGACGAGGGGTACACCTATGTCAGTGGCGACCAGATACACAGAGAAAGGACAGAGGTTCTGCTTACGGACGACCTGAAGCAATACCTCTATAATCGGTATGCGAAAGACGGTATTACACCGAGTGAGGTGGATAGTGTCATTCTAATGCTGCGTAATATTTCCGGTACGATTTATGAAGCAAACAAAGCTGTATTTAAGTTGCTCTGCGATGGATTTATTCTTAATCGTGAGGATAGAACGCAGAAAGACCTCTATATTGAACTTATTGATTTCGACACTCCCGAAAACAATATTTTCAAAGTGGTTAATCAGTTTGAAATTGAAGGCGTAAATAATCAGTTGCGTATTCCGGATGGCATTGTGTTCGTAAATGGTATTCCTGTTGTTGTTCTTGAATTTAAGAGTGCGGTACAAGAGAATACGACCATAATGGACGCATATAAGCAGCTTACAATTCGTTACCGTAGAGATATTCCGGAGATTTTTAAATATAATGCGTTTGTTGTTATCAGTGACGGAGCAAATAATAAATATGGTTCTTTCTTCAGCCCGTATGATTTCTTCTATGCGTGGAGAAAGATAAACTCAGACGATAAAGAACTGGACGGTATCAATTCCCTTGTGACAATGGTAAAAGGACTTTTCCGAAAAGACCGTTTACTTGAAGTTATCAAAGATTTTATTTATTTTCCGGATAACTCAGATAAGGATTTGAAGATAGTGTGCCGTTATCCACAGTTCTTTGCGGCAAATAAATTGTATGAGAATATCAAGGCTCATCTTCGCCCTGAAGGAGATGGTAAAGGTGGTACATACTTCGGAGCGACAGGCTGCGGCAAGAGTTATACAATGCTTTTCCTTACCCGTATGCTGATGAAAAGCAAATACTTTTCTTCTCCGACTATTCTTATTATTACGGACAGAACAGACCTTGATGACCAGCTTTCCAAACAGTTTGTAGGTTCAAAGAAATATATCGGAGATGAAACTGTTGTAAGTATTGAGTCCCGTGAGAAACTTCGTGAGGAGCTTCAGGGACGAGAGAGTGGCGGTGTTTATCTGACTACCATTCAGAAATTTACAGAGGATTTGCAGCTTCTTACAGACAGAACGAACGTTATTTGTATTTCTGATGAAGCACACAGAAGCCAAATCAATCTCGACCAAAAGGTTAAGATTACAGAGTCAGGTGTTCAGAAAACCTATGGCTTTGCCAAGTATCTGCACGACTCTTTACCAAATGCAACTTATGTTGGATTTACCGGAACTCCGGTTGATGGAACAATCGAAGTCTTTGGTGGTGTTGTAGACGCATATACAATGACGGAAGCTGTTAAGGACGGTATTACAGTTAATCTTGTTTACGATGGTCGTGCAGCTAAGGTTATGCTTAATCAGGACAAGGTAAGACAGATTGAAGAATATTATGCACAGTGTGAGCTTGAGGGAGCAAATGAACATCAAGTAGAAGAAAGCCAGAAGGCAGTTGCCAAAATGGAGGTTATTATTGGCGACCCTGACAGACTTCGTGCTGTTGCGGAGGACTTTATCAAACATTATGAAACCCGTGTGGCAGAAGGTGCAACTGTAGCAGGCAAAGCAATGTTTGTATGTTCCAACCGAAATATAGCATACGATTTCTATAAAATAGTAAAGGAACTCAGACCGGAATGGGCAGAAAAGAAGATTTGTGATGACGGGGTTGTTCTGAGTGAAAAAGATAAAAAAGAGTTGAAGCCAATGGAAAAAATTAAGTTGGTTATGACTCGTAATAAAGATGATGAAAAAGACCTCTTTGATATGCTTGGCACAAAAGAGGATAGGAAAGAATTTGACCGTCAGTTCAAAAATCCGAAGTCAAACTTTAAGATTGCCATTGTTGTAGATATGTGGCTGACTGGTTTTGATGTGCCGGAGCTTGATACGATTTACATTGATAAGCCTATTCAGCAGCATACCCTTATTCAGACGATTTCCCGTGTAAATCGTGTATGCGAGGGCAAGGATAAAGGCTTGATTGTTGACTACATAGGTATCAAAAAAAACATGAACACTGCCCTCAAGAAATATACAAATTTTGAGAGCGAAGAATTTGAAGGTGTGGAGCAGTCTATCACGATTGTAAAAGACCAGTTAGAAGTTCTTGGTCAGATGTTCCATAACTTTAACAGCAGTGATTTCTTCAATGGTTCGCCTACCGAACAGCTTGCCTGCCTGAACCGTGCGGTTGAGTATGTGCAGTTGTCTGAAGAACTGGAAAGAAGATTTATGGCAGCAGTCAAGAGAATGAAACAGGCATTTAACCTTTGTAGTTCAAGTGAGAAATTCTCTGATGAAGATAAAGATTATATCCATTTTTATTGTGCTGTCCGTTCTATCCTTTTCAAGTTGACAAAAGGCGATGCACCGGATATTGAGCAGATGAACGCTCGTGTCCGCAAAATGCTTGAGGGTGCAATTCAGTCTGATGGCATTGAGGAATTATTTGAAACCGGAAAGCATATATCGGTGGATATTTTCAGCGATGAGTATATGGATAAGATAAATGCTATTCAGTTGCCGAATACGAAAATCAAGATACTTCAAAGACTTCTTTCTCAGGCGATTGACGAGTTTAAGAAAGTTAATAAAATTATGGGTGTGGAATTTGCAGACAGACTCAAGAAAGTTGTTGATGAGTATAATAACCGACGTCGTGATGAAGCGTATGCCAACGAAGTCCTTGATGATGTTGCAGAGCAACTTGCACAGTTGTTGTCTGAACTGAAAACAGAAAAGAACTCATTCAAGAATATGGGCGTAGATTATGAAGAAAAGGCTTTCTATGATATTTTGAAAACAGTTGCTAAGAAGTATGAGTTTGAATATCCGGACGATAAAATGATTGAATTATCCAAGAGGATAAAGCTGATTGTTGATGATAAGTCACGCTATACCGATTGGTCTGCCCGTGATGATATTAAGGCAAACCTACAAGTTGATTTGATTCTTTTGTTAGATGAATTTGGATATCCTCCGGTAACCATTGATGATGTTTACAAAGAAGTTCTTGAGCAGGCTGAAAATTTCAAGAAATATGCGGATTAA